The following coding sequences lie in one Drosophila bipectinata strain 14024-0381.07 chromosome XR, DbipHiC1v2, whole genome shotgun sequence genomic window:
- the Antdh gene encoding farnesol dehydrogenase, translating into MERWQNRVAVVTGASSGIGSAIAKDLVLAGMTVVGLARRVDRVKELVKQLPADKQGRLFPLYCDVGSESSVNEAFDWIIKKLGAVDILVNNAGTLQSGYLVDMNPATMQLVLQTNIMGIVLCTQRAVRSMRERKFDGHVILINSILGHKTMTAMEGVAPDVNVYPPSKHAVTALAEGYRQEFLGLGTKIKITSVSPGVVDTEILPDSIREVIKDRMLHSEDISQGVLYAISTPPHVQVHELTIKPIGETM; encoded by the exons ATGGAACGCTGGCAGAATCGCGTGGCCGTCGTCACGGGCGCCAGTTCGGGCATCGGCTCGGCCATTGCCAAGGATCTTGTCCTGGCCGGTATGACGGTGGTGGGCCTAGCCCGTCGAGTGGACAGAGTCAAAGAGCTGGTAAAGCAGCTGCCGGCGGACAAGCAGGGCCGGCTCTTCCCCCTCTACTGCGACGTGGGCAGCGAGTCGTCGGTGAACGAGGCCTTCGACTGGATCATCAAGAAGTTGGGCGCCGTCGACATCCTGGTGAACAACGCCGGCACCCTGCAGTCCGGCTACCTGGTGGACATGAATCCGGCCACGATGCAGCTGGTCCTGCAAACCAACATCATGGGCATCGTCCTGTGCACGCAGCGGGCCGTTCGCTCGATGCGGGAGCGCAAGTTCGATGGCCATGTGATCCTTATCAACAGCATCCTGGGCCACAAGACGATGACGGCTATGGAGGGCGTGGCCCCGGACGTGAACGTCTATCCGCCCAGCAAGCATGCGGTGACAGCCTTGGCGGAAGGCTACCGCCAGGAATTCCTCGGTCTGGGCACCAAGATCAAGATCACA AGCGTCAGTCCTGGCGTGGTGGACACTGAAATCCTACCGGACAGCATCCGGGAGGTCATCAAGGACCGTATGCTGCATTCCGAGGATATTTCCCAGGGTGTCCTGTACGCCATCTCCACGCCGCCTCATGTCCAGGTCCACGAGCTGACCATCAAGCCCATTGGGGAAACTATGTAG
- the LOC108123649 gene encoding ESX-1 secretion-associated protein EspB, whose protein sequence is MSNGGYSFWNGQPVNAPVYPQMGDLMQPTGQSAGGSGGGASAGYGGQMPGPMAYSSGGAAPSPQGHSQQRGMGMSAGMAGGMGMQMPMPNSQMGMGDYGHGSMPMSGTVSSPLTCNLPQSFFGQGTQGPYEPCIDNGEAFCAYNGMDMSMNYGGGGAGGSMSGGKGFW, encoded by the coding sequence ATGTCGAACGGCGGGTACTCCTTCTGGAACGGCCAACCCGTGAACGCTCCCGTATACCCGCAGATGGGGGATCTGATGCAGCCGACCGGCCAGTCAGCCGGCGGTTCCGGGGGCGGAGCTTCTGCCGGCTATGGTGGACAAATGCCTGGACCAatggcatacagctctggcgGAGCAGCGCCTTCGCCCCAAGGACACTCGCAGCAGCGCGGCATGGGCATGTCGGCCGGAATGGCCGGTGGTATGGGCATGCAAATGCCCATGCCCAATTCTCAGATGGGAATGGGCGACTACGGCCATGGGAGCATGCCCATGAGCGGCACGGTCAGCTCCCCGCTCACCTGCAATCTGCCCCAGAGCTTCTTCGGGCAGGGCACCCAAGGACCCTACGAGCCCTGCATCGACAACGGCGAGGCCTTCTGCGCCTACAACGGCATGGACATGAGCATGAACTATGGCGGCGGTGGTGCCGGCGGATCCATGTCTGGTGGCAAGGGTTTCTGGTAG
- the LOC108123651 gene encoding uncharacterized protein encodes MSSGFSFWNGQPVTAPVYPQMGDLMSQNPSGLPWRIGAGAAGAAALAGMSPGGARYFPGGFGAGQMQMAGMGDFRHINCPTMAMGYFGQPQPQTQYEPCLENGEAFCAYNGMDLSLQGGGAYSGSGAGAGAKGDFW; translated from the coding sequence ATGTCGAGCGGATTCTCATTCTGGAACGGCCAGCCGGTGACCGCTCCCGTCTACCCACAAATGGGTGACCTCATGAGCCAGAATCCATCGGGCTTGCCGTGGCGCATCGGAGCCGGAGCGGCGGGAGCTGCAGCACTAGCGGGCATGTCCCCCGGCGGAGCTCGTTATTTTCCCGGCGGATTCGGAGCTGGACAGATGCAGATGGCCGGCATGGGCGATTTCCGGCATATCAACTGCCCCACCATGGCGATGGGCTATTTTGGGCAGCCCCAGCCCCAGACCCAGTACGAGCCGTGCCTCGAAAACGGGGAGGCCTTCTGTGCCTACAACGGCATGGACCTGAGCCTGCAGGGGGGCGGGGCGTATTCGGGATCAGGTGCCGGAGCTGGTGCCAAGGGCGACTTCTGGTAG